The Sesamum indicum cultivar Zhongzhi No. 13 linkage group LG6, S_indicum_v1.0, whole genome shotgun sequence genome has a segment encoding these proteins:
- the LOC105163551 gene encoding histone H3.2 has protein sequence MARTKQTARKSTGGKAPRKQLATKAARKSAPATGGVKKPHRFRPGTVALREIRKYQKSTELLIRKLPFQRLVREIAQDFKTDLRFQSSAVAALQEAAEAYLVGLFEDTNLCAIHAKRVTIMPKDIQLARRIRGERA, from the coding sequence ATGGCTCGTACGAAGCAGACGGCTAGAAAATCCACCGGAGGCAAAGCCCCAAGGAAGCAGCTGGCAACGAAGGCGGCCAGGAAATCCGCCCCCGCCACCGGAGGCGTCAAGAAGCCCCACCGTTTTCGCCCAGGAACGGTGGCGTTGAGGGAAATCAGGAAGTATCAGAAGAGCACCGAGTTGTTGATTAGAAAGCTGCCGTTCCAGAGACTTGTTAGAGAGATCGCCCAGGATTTCAAAACAGATCTTCGCTTCCAGAGCTCCGCGGTGGCCGCGCTTCAAGAGGCGGCGGAGGCTTATCTGGTGGGTCTCTTTGAGGACACGAATCTGTGCGCCATTCATGCTAAGAGGGTAACCATTATGCCTAAAGATATCCAGTTGGCCAGGAGAATTAGGGGTGAGAGGGCTTAG
- the LOC105163605 gene encoding LOB domain-containing protein 4-like, giving the protein MKESSRKQGAPSPCAACKLLRRRCAEDCVFAPYFPADEPHKFASVHKVFGASNVNKMLQELPEHHRGDAVSSMVYEANARVRDPVYGCVGAISSLQQQIDMLQAQLALAQAEVVHLRMRQLSSTANYNTPENASPSSRGRQPHHAKSHFNMDMAMEEANVDDSFWP; this is encoded by the exons ATGAAGGAGAGCAGTAGAAAACAAGGGGCGCCATCGCCATGCGCTGCGTGCAAGCTTCTTCGCCGGAGGTGTGCGGAGGACTGCGTCTTTGCCCCATATTTCCCGGCCGACGAGCCCCACAAGTTTGCCAGCGTGCATAAGGTCTTTGGTGCTAGCAACGTTAACAAGATGCTCCAG GAGTTGCCTGAACATCACAGAGGTGATGCAGTGAGTTCCATGGTGTACGAAGCAAACGCCCGCGTAAGAGATCCAGTATACGGTTGCGTGGGAGCTATATCATCTTTGCAGCAGCAGATAGACATGCTGCAAGCCCAGCTAGCGCTCGCACAGGCAGAGGTTGTCCACCTGCGCATGCGCCAATTATCGTCCACCGCTAATTACAACACACCAGAGAATGCATCTCCTTCGTCTAGGGGCAGACAACCTCATCACGCCAAGTCCCATTTTAACATGGACATGGCCATGGAAGAGGCCAATGTGGATGACTCCTTCTGGCCTTAG